A region of the Blattabacterium cuenoti genome:
AAGAAATCAAAAAGGATATAAAATTAATCCATTCCATGAATAGAATACGATGACAGATGAAATAGATATTTCAAATCTTTTTACTAAAAAAAATGAAAAACATTTCATTAATTAAGAAATTTGAAATTCTTGAAAAAGAATTTCATAAAATTTCAAATTCCATTATACAACCTCATATTGTATCTAATCAAAAAAAATATAAAACATTATTAAAAAAGTATCGAAACTTAGAAAAAATAGTAACTATTTATGAAAAATACAAAAAAAAGTTAACAGCTCTTCAAGAAGCTAACTTTATTTTAAAAAATGATTCAGATCCAGAAATGAAAGAAATAGCTTTTTTGGAAAAAAATAAAATTTTAGAAGATCTGTCTGATATTGAAAAAAAATCAGATAATCTACTATTTTCTCTTTTTCCTACAGGAAAAGAAAATAGAGTAGAAGACGATCATAGAAACGCTATTGTAGAATTACGTTCTGGAACAGGAGGTGATGAGGCTTGTCTTTTTGTAGAAGATATATTACGAATGTATATAATGTATTTTAAACAAGTAGGTTGGAAATATAAAATTCTCCATGCTCAAAAAGGAGGAATACAAGGTTACAAAGAAATAATTTTAGATGTCAGTGGAAAAGAAGAAGTTTATGGAAATTTAAAATTTGAATCTGGAGTACACAGAGTTCAAAGAATTCCAAAAACAGAATCTCAAGGTAGAGTACACACATCTGCTATCACTGTAGCAGTTCTACCTGAGATAAAAGATATAGAAATGAAAATTCATATATCGGATATAAAAAAAGACACATTTCGATCCAGTGGATCTGGAGGACAACATGTCAATAAAACAGAATCAGCTGTACGATTAACACATATTCCAACTAAAATCACAGTGGAATGTCAAGAAGAACGTTCGCAACACAAAAATTTTGAAAAAGCTATGAACGTTTTACGATCACGTATTTATCAAAATGAAAAGGAAAAAAGATTGAAAGAACGATCTATTAAGAGAAAATCTTTAGTTTCTACAGGAGATAGATCCGTAAAAATACGAACCTATAATTATCCTAAAGGAAGAGTGACGGATCATAGAATTCATAAATCCATTTATAATCTTGTAGGATTCATGAACGGAAATATTCAAGAAATGATTAATTTCTTAAAATTATCTGAAAAAAATCAATAATTCGGATTTGATTCATTTTTATAAAAATTTGAATCTAAATGAAGTGTATCTAAAAAATTTGTATTATAATTTCCTTTCAAAAAGTTATTATTTTGCATAAGCTGTTTATGAAAAGGGATAGTCGTACGAATCCCTTCTATTACAAATTCATCTAATGAACGACGCATTTTTTCAATAGTTTCTTTTCTACTTTTTGCTGTAGTGATAACTTTAGCAATCATAGAATCATAATAATGTGGGACTCTATATCCTGCATAAACATGGGTGTCTACACGAACCCCTTTTCCTCCTGGTAAATGCATTTGAGTAATTTTCCCAGGCATAGGACGAAAATCTTGAGAAGGTTCTTCTGCATTAATTCTACATTCCATAGAATACATTTTTGGATAAAAGTTTTTTCCAGAAAGTTTTTTTCCATTAGCTAAAAAAATTTGTTCTTGTATAAGGTCTAAACCAGTTATTTCTTCTGTAATAGGATGTTCTACTTGAATTCTAGTATTCATTTCCATAAAATAAAAATTACGATTTTTATCTACTAAAAATTCTATCGTTCCTACTCCTTCATAACGAATAAATTCAGCAGCTTTTATGGCTGCTTCTCCCATTTTTTTTCTCAAAGAAGAAGTTAAAAAAGGAGAAGGGGCTTCTTCCAACAGTTTTTGATTTCTTCTTTGAATGGAACAATCTCTTTCGGATAGATGACAAGCTTTTCCATATTGATCACTAATAATTTGTATTTCTATATGTCTTGGATTGAGAATTAATTTTTCTATATACATATCTTTTTTTCCAAAAAAAGCAAAAGATTCTTTTTTTGCTTCTTCCCAAGAACGTTTTAATCCTTTTTTATCTAAAACAGATCGTATTCCTTTTCCACCTCCTCCAGAAACCGCTTTGATAATGAGAGGATATCCTATTTGTTCTGCAATTCTTTCTATTTCCTTATAAGAAGATTTTAAAAAAAAATCTGATCCAGGAAGACACGAGATTCCAGCTTTTTTCATAGTTTTTTTAGCTGAAATTTTATTTCCCATCTGAATAATATGATTTGGAAGTGGACCGATAAACTTAATTCTATGTTTTTTACACATAGATGAAAAATATGCATTTTCAGATAAAAAACCATATCCAGGATGAATGGCATCTGCATTTGTAATTTCTGCCGCAGATATTAAATTTGGAACATTTAAATACGATTGATATGGAGAAGCAGGACCAATACAGACTGCTTCATCTGCAAAATAAACATGAAGACTATGTTTATCGGCGGTAGAATAAACCGCTACCGTTTTTATCCCCATTTCTTTAGCCGTACGTATCACTCGTAAGGCAATTTCTCCACGATTAGCAATTAATATTTTTTTAAACATACATTGATGATGTCTCCTTTTAATAATTAGGATCTAACATAAATAAAGGTTGATCATAATCAACTGGAGTAGAGTCTTCTACAAGAATTTTTACGATTTTTCCATCTACTTCAGATTCTATATCATTAAATAGTTTCATAGCTTCTATTACACAAATTTTTGTTCCTATTTTCACCTGATCGCCTACTTTCACAAAGGGATCTTTATCTGGATGAGGTCTACGATAGAAAGTTCCAATCATAGGAGATTTAATAATAATGTACTGATTTTTATCAGATTTTTTTTCCATTTCTAATTTAGAAAACCTATCGGAAAAATCCGAAATAGGAGAATAAACTCTTCTGTTCCTGGATAAAATTGGGTTCAATAACTTTTTTCTTTTTTTTCTGTTATTCTTAATATGAATTTGAGTTTCTCCTATCTTCACTCTTATTTCACGAATATTAGATTTAGAAATCAATTGAATCAGTGATTTAATATTTTTAAAATCCATAAATTTTACCGAAGATCTACCTATTATTATGATTACATGGATGGATTATCTTTTTTCAATACCATTTTTCCTCTATAATAGAGTTTTCCTTCATGCCAATAAGCATGGTGATATAAGTGTTTTTGGTGATTTAAAGGACATGTAACTAATAATGGTTCCTGTATTTTTAAATGAGTTCTTCTTTTATTTCTTCTAGATTTAGATTGCCTTCTTTTAGGATGTGCCATGATAATGTACTCTTTTAATAAATCACTAATAAAAATAATTTTTTTATATTTAATGATTGTAATCCTAATCAATTTTTCTTTATTTTTTTATGCATCAATTAACTAAACGTAGTGTGGATTATTCCAAATGGTATAATGAAATTATCATTAGATCTGGTTTAGCAGAATTTTCCGGAATTCGTGGTTTTATGATTATAAAGCCATATGGTTTTTCTATATGGGAAATCATCAAAAAAACATTAGACAAAATGTTTAAAGAAACGGGACATAAAAATGTTTATTTTCCTATGCTTATTCCTAAATCTTCTTTTTCAAAAGAAAAAAAACATATTGAAAATTTTTCTAGAGAATGTGCTATAGTCACGCATTGTAGGTTGAAAAAAAATACAGATAGAGAAGAATTAACTGTAGATCCAAAATCTAAACTTCAAGAAGAATTAGTGATTCGACCTACTTCTGAAAGTATCATATGGAAAACTTTTAGACATTGGATTCATTCTTATAGAGATCTTCCTCTTCTTTTGAATCAATGGGGAAATGCTATTAGATGGGAAATGCGAACCCGTTTATTTTTAAGAACTTCTGAATTTTTATGGCAAGAAGGTCATACAGCTCATTCTACTGAAAAAGAAGCCATAGAAGAAACTAAAAAAATATTAAATATTTATGCAGATTTTTCTGAAAAAATTATGGCAATTCCTGTAGTTCAAGGAATTAAACCTTACATGGATAAATTTTCTGGTTCTGAAACAACATTTAGTCTAGAGGCCATGATGCAAGATGGAAAAGCGTTACAAATTGGAACTTCACATTTTCTTGGACAAAATTTTTCAAAAGCTTTCGATGTGAAATTCACTAATAAAAATGGAAAGAAAGAATATGTCTGGTCTACATCTTGGGGGGTTTCGACTAGATTAATAGGTGGAATAGTTATGTTACACTCAGATGATCATGGACTGATATTACCTCCCAGAATAGCTCCTATACAAATAGTTATTATACCTATATATAAAAACAAGCAAGAATTAAGTAAAATAAATGAAATAGCTGAAAGGATCCAAAACATTATAGAAGAAAAAGGATTCAGTGTGAAATATGATAACAGAGAGATTTTTACTCCTGGATGGAAATTTCATGAATACGAAATGAAGGGGGTCCCTATACGAATTAACATTGGATTGGATGAAATCATAAAAGAAAAAGCAGAAGTTTTTAGAAGAGATACTTACGAAAAAGTAGATGTTTCTTTGAATCAGATTATCACTTTTATTCCACAACTTCTTGAGAAAATACAAAAGAATCTCTATCAAAGAGCTTTAACTAGAACAAAAAAATTGACCATGATTTCAGATCATTATGAGGATTTTAAAAAAAAAATAAACAGTGTAGGAGGTTTTATCCTTGCTCATTGGGATGGGACAAAAAGTACAGGGAAAAAAATTCAAGAAGAAACGGAAGCTACTATACGTTGTATTCCAATTTCTACTAAAAAAGAAGAAGGAAAGTGTATTTATTCTGGAAATCCTTCTTCTCAAAGAGTTTTTTTTGCAAAATCTTATTAATTTAAGGAAATTCAATCACGTTTAGTTTTCCTATAAATCTATTTATAGATGGAAATTTTTTTTTTTGCAGAAGATCAACTAATTCTTTTCTCAATCTATCAAAAACAGTAACCCCTTCTTTTATAAATTGTGTTCCTATTTGAACCGCTGAGGCTCCACACAATATGTGTTCAAAAATATCTTTTCCGGAACAAATTCCCCCACAACCTATTATAGGAATCTCTTTTCGGAGATAAGTATAAAATTGACGAATATTTGCTAATGCAAATGGTTTGATAGTTTTTCCTCCTATCCCTCCAAAACCCATTTTTGGTTGAATTACCACAGTTTCTTTCTTGATATCAATGAAAAGACCATTAGGTAAACTATTAATACAGGTAACAAAGAAAATAGGATATTTATTTAAAATACAAGCCATTTTTTTAATATGTCTATTTTCAAAATAAGGTGGCAACTTAACTCCTAAAGGTTTTTTATAAAATTTAAATATCTTTTCGAAAAAATTCGAAATATGATTAAAATCATAACCTAATACTTTATCTTTTCCAATAATATTTGGACAAGATAAATTTAATTCTACTGCACTGATACGGGAAGAAAGATTGGCTTTATGAAGAAGAAGATAATTTTCCTCTATAGAAAGTCCTGATATAGATAAGAAAAAAGGTTTTTTAAGATTTTTTTTTTCTAAAAAATCTAAATAAAAATCTATTCCAAGATTTGGGAGGCCCATAGAATTAATGCTTCCAATATTCCATCCAAAATATCTAGGTTCTAAATTTCCTTTTCTTGGTTTCAAGGTACAACTCTTTGTTACAACAGCTCCTGAAGAGCTAGTAATCAATTTTTTAAGATCTTTTTCTGTAGTACAAAGTACTCCTGAAGCATTCATAATACAAGAAGAAAGTTGGATCCCATTTATATCAGCAGATATATCTATTTTCTTTTTTTTCATGATCATAGAAATTGTATAAGTAATATAATACAAAACCCACAAGGAGAAAATTTTTAACTTTAACCAAAAAAGGTTTTTTATGGAAGAAAAAGAACAGTTTTTCTTAAAAATTTATAATTTAGGAATTATCAAATTTGGTCATTTTACCTTGAAAAGTGGAATGACTTCTCCTATATATATAGACTTTCGTCCAATAGCTTCTAGACCAGATTTATTAATAAAACTTTCTGATTTGCTTCTTAGAGAAGTTCCAGATCATACGCTTGAACTTATTTGTGGAGTTCCCTATGCGGCTTTACCTATAGCTACTACTTTATCCTTAAGGTCAAATATCCCTTTGATTATTAAGAGAAAAGAAAATAAAGGTTATGGTACCAAACGAATGATAGAAGGGATTTACAAAAAAGGACAAAATTGTCTTCTTATAGAAGATGTAATCACCAGTGGTGATAGTTTATTACAAACCGTGAGAGATCTTGAAAAAGAAGGATTAATTATTAAAAACATTCTATCCATTCTTGATCGTGAACAAGGAGGAATAGATAATATAAAAAAAAGAGGATTTAATATCCGAACTTTATTTCGGATAGGAGAAGTTTTAAAGATGTTAGAAAACAAAGATCTTTTAAAGGAAAAAGAAATACATATAATTCAACTTTTTTTCAAAAAAAAGAATAAAAAAAATTTTCAGGAAAAACGTATTTCCTATGAAGAAAAAAAAGAAAAAATTTCCCATCCCATTGGAAAAAAACTTCTTGATATAACGTTGAAAAAAAAAACAAATTTGATTGTTTCAGCTGACTTAATATACTCTGAAAAAATTTTAGAACTAGGGAATTTGACTGGAGATTCCATTTGTGGATTGAAACTTCATGCAGATATTATTAGTGATTTTTCATCTTCATTCATTGCATCTCTTAAAAAGATTTCTGTAGAAAAGAAATTTTTATTATTTGAAGATAGAAAATTATGTGATGTGGGACCTATAAATTATCTACAATTACATCATGGATTACACAAAATTTCTTCTTGGGTAGATATTTTAACCGTCCATCTACTTGCAGGAAGTATCAGTATACAAAACTTGAATATTCCTTCAAATATGGGATTAATTACTGTGTCTGAAATGTCTTCTTTTGGAAGATTATCTGATGATAATTATATAAGAAAAGCTTTAAACATTTCTTTAAAAAATCCAAAAGTAATTGGAACTGTGGCACAAAGAAGAGTAGACGATCGATTATTATTATTTACCCCTGGAATACATTTTTCTCAATCAAAAGAAAATTCGATGGGAAATACGTACATTCATCCTAATCAAGCTTTTCAAAAAAATAAAAGTGATTTTATCATAGTTGGAAAAGCTATTTATCAATCTACAAATCCAAAAATTGTGGCAGAAAAATATAGAGAGGCAGGATGGACCGCTTATGAAAATGGACTTTAGAAATTATACTTAATACAACAAAGCTTAAAATTAAAACATGAATAGATTAAATTTTTTTTTCAAAAAAATTAATGGTACTGATTATATTTTTGTTTAATTTGTGATAGATAAGAGGAGGATAATAGATCATAGATATTATTAATTATGTTTGATCATGTTTTATCCTCAAAAAGACTCGAATTCGAAACTTAAAAATAAACTTAAAAATTTTTTGAATAAATTTTGAATATGGAATGGATAAATTCATTAATCAGTTGTTTCATGATCCTTTTTAGCATTATCGATATACTAGGAAATGCTCCCATAATTATGGGTTTTAAATCCAAAGGAAATATTATAGAGACAAAAAAAGTGATAGTGACTTCTCTTATTATCTTTTTATCTTTTTTGTTTTTAGGACAACCTATGCTAAAAATTATTGGTGTGGATGTTCACTCTTTTTCCATTGCAGGATCTATCGTTTTGTTTTTAATTGGGTTAGAAATGATTTTAGGCATAGATCTTCATAAAGTAACAGAAAACGCCCAAACTTCTATCGTTCCAATTGCCTTTCCACTTATAGCTGGCCCCGGATCCTTAACTACTCTAATTTCTCTAAGAACTACTTATGATGTAAAAATCATACTTATTTCTTTGATACTAAATATGATAGTAGTCTATTTTGTCATAGATAGATGTGATTTTATAGCCGAAAAAATAGGAACTAATGGTTTAGATATACTAAAAAAGATATTCGGGATCGTTTTATTGGCTTTTGCAGTAAAAATTTTTGGAGCTAATGCCAGTCAATTATTTCAATAAAAATGAGAGGTCAGTATCTCTTATGAGATTAAATATTTTTTTAATAGAGGGGTTAATATCCTGAAATTTTGGTAAAAATTTTCCTATATAAATAAATACAATATGATAACTACAACGAGTTTGTTCTATTTTTTCTTCTAAAATAGATTTATTTAATAAAAAAGAGGCCCGCAATAAACGTTTTATTCTATTTCTATGTACGGCTTTTTTGAAATTTTTTTTTTACCAAAGTTCCAATTAGTTCTGTACATCTCATTTTATTTTCATTATGGGGATACAATAAAAAAAAACTATAAATAGGAAATACAGGTAATAATTTTCCGTATTTGATTGTATGATAAATAATATTTTTTTTTCTTTTTACTTGAAAACCCATACCTTATCTATCTGATGATTGATTATTCATAAATTCCTCCAACTTAGAAACCATCCCGACAGGTCCACAAATGAATGGAGTCCTTTGATGTAACTTGAAAGGTTCTATATCTAGAATTCTTTTTTTTCCATCAGAAGCTTTTCCACCCGCTTGTTCTGTTAAAAATGCCATCGGATTACATTCATAAAGTAGCCTCAATTTTCCATTTGGAGAAAGCGCTGTTTTGGGGTAAATATATATACCTCCTTGTATCATATTTCTATGAAAATCTCC
Encoded here:
- the prfA gene encoding peptide chain release factor 1; its protein translation is MKNISLIKKFEILEKEFHKISNSIIQPHIVSNQKKYKTLLKKYRNLEKIVTIYEKYKKKLTALQEANFILKNDSDPEMKEIAFLEKNKILEDLSDIEKKSDNLLFSLFPTGKENRVEDDHRNAIVELRSGTGGDEACLFVEDILRMYIMYFKQVGWKYKILHAQKGGIQGYKEIILDVSGKEEVYGNLKFESGVHRVQRIPKTESQGRVHTSAITVAVLPEIKDIEMKIHISDIKKDTFRSSGSGGQHVNKTESAVRLTHIPTKITVECQEERSQHKNFEKAMNVLRSRIYQNEKEKRLKERSIKRKSLVSTGDRSVKIRTYNYPKGRVTDHRIHKSIYNLVGFMNGNIQEMINFLKLSEKNQ
- the accC gene encoding acetyl-CoA carboxylase biotin carboxylase subunit, which gives rise to MFKKILIANRGEIALRVIRTAKEMGIKTVAVYSTADKHSLHVYFADEAVCIGPASPYQSYLNVPNLISAAEITNADAIHPGYGFLSENAYFSSMCKKHRIKFIGPLPNHIIQMGNKISAKKTMKKAGISCLPGSDFFLKSSYKEIERIAEQIGYPLIIKAVSGGGGKGIRSVLDKKGLKRSWEEAKKESFAFFGKKDMYIEKLILNPRHIEIQIISDQYGKACHLSERDCSIQRRNQKLLEEAPSPFLTSSLRKKMGEAAIKAAEFIRYEGVGTIEFLVDKNRNFYFMEMNTRIQVEHPITEEITGLDLIQEQIFLANGKKLSGKNFYPKMYSMECRINAEEPSQDFRPMPGKITQMHLPGGKGVRVDTHVYAGYRVPHYYDSMIAKVITTAKSRKETIEKMRRSLDEFVIEGIRTTIPFHKQLMQNNNFLKGNYNTNFLDTLHLDSNFYKNESNPNY
- the accB gene encoding acetyl-CoA carboxylase biotin carboxyl carrier protein, translated to MDFKNIKSLIQLISKSNIREIRVKIGETQIHIKNNRKKRKKLLNPILSRNRRVYSPISDFSDRFSKLEMEKKSDKNQYIIIKSPMIGTFYRRPHPDKDPFVKVGDQVKIGTKICVIEAMKLFNDIESEVDGKIVKILVEDSTPVDYDQPLFMLDPNY
- the rpmF gene encoding 50S ribosomal protein L32, which gives rise to MAHPKRRQSKSRRNKRRTHLKIQEPLLVTCPLNHQKHLYHHAYWHEGKLYYRGKMVLKKDNPSM
- the proS gene encoding proline--tRNA ligase — protein: MHQLTKRSVDYSKWYNEIIIRSGLAEFSGIRGFMIIKPYGFSIWEIIKKTLDKMFKETGHKNVYFPMLIPKSSFSKEKKHIENFSRECAIVTHCRLKKNTDREELTVDPKSKLQEELVIRPTSESIIWKTFRHWIHSYRDLPLLLNQWGNAIRWEMRTRLFLRTSEFLWQEGHTAHSTEKEAIEETKKILNIYADFSEKIMAIPVVQGIKPYMDKFSGSETTFSLEAMMQDGKALQIGTSHFLGQNFSKAFDVKFTNKNGKKEYVWSTSWGVSTRLIGGIVMLHSDDHGLILPPRIAPIQIVIIPIYKNKQELSKINEIAERIQNIIEEKGFSVKYDNREIFTPGWKFHEYEMKGVPIRINIGLDEIIKEKAEVFRRDTYEKVDVSLNQIITFIPQLLEKIQKNLYQRALTRTKKLTMISDHYEDFKKKINSVGGFILAHWDGTKSTGKKIQEETEATIRCIPISTKKEEGKCIYSGNPSSQRVFFAKSY
- a CDS encoding dihydroorotate oxidase, with translation MIMKKKKIDISADINGIQLSSCIMNASGVLCTTEKDLKKLITSSSGAVVTKSCTLKPRKGNLEPRYFGWNIGSINSMGLPNLGIDFYLDFLEKKNLKKPFFLSISGLSIEENYLLLHKANLSSRISAVELNLSCPNIIGKDKVLGYDFNHISNFFEKIFKFYKKPLGVKLPPYFENRHIKKMACILNKYPIFFVTCINSLPNGLFIDIKKETVVIQPKMGFGGIGGKTIKPFALANIRQFYTYLRKEIPIIGCGGICSGKDIFEHILCGASAVQIGTQFIKEGVTVFDRLRKELVDLLQKKKFPSINRFIGKLNVIEFP
- the pyrE gene encoding orotate phosphoribosyltransferase, whose product is MEEKEQFFLKIYNLGIIKFGHFTLKSGMTSPIYIDFRPIASRPDLLIKLSDLLLREVPDHTLELICGVPYAALPIATTLSLRSNIPLIIKRKENKGYGTKRMIEGIYKKGQNCLLIEDVITSGDSLLQTVRDLEKEGLIIKNILSILDREQGGIDNIKKRGFNIRTLFRIGEVLKMLENKDLLKEKEIHIIQLFFKKKNKKNFQEKRISYEEKKEKISHPIGKKLLDITLKKKTNLIVSADLIYSEKILELGNLTGDSICGLKLHADIISDFSSSFIASLKKISVEKKFLLFEDRKLCDVGPINYLQLHHGLHKISSWVDILTVHLLAGSISIQNLNIPSNMGLITVSEMSSFGRLSDDNYIRKALNISLKNPKVIGTVAQRRVDDRLLLFTPGIHFSQSKENSMGNTYIHPNQAFQKNKSDFIIVGKAIYQSTNPKIVAEKYREAGWTAYENGL
- a CDS encoding MarC family protein → MEWINSLISCFMILFSIIDILGNAPIIMGFKSKGNIIETKKVIVTSLIIFLSFLFLGQPMLKIIGVDVHSFSIAGSIVLFLIGLEMILGIDLHKVTENAQTSIVPIAFPLIAGPGSLTTLISLRTTYDVKIILISLILNMIVVYFVIDRCDFIAEKIGTNGLDILKKIFGIVLLAFAVKIFGANASQLFQ